The window CACCGCCCGGGCCAGACCGCGGCCCTCGGGGTCCGCCGCCGGCGGCGTCCGGGCGTCGTGGCCGGCGCCGTAGCCGGTCACCTCGGCATAGATGCGGGCGCCGCGCCGCAGTGCCGCCTGCTTCTCCTCCAGCACCAGCAGCGCGGCCCCTTCGCCGGGCAGCCCGCCGCTGCGGTCCCGGTCGTAGGGCCGGTAGGCCCCCTGTCCCCGGTCGTTACGGGTGCTCAGGATGCCCAGCCGGTCCAGCAGCGTCATCGACCACCAGCTGGTGGCGTCGTCGTAGCCGCCCGCGATCGCCACGTCCGCGTCCCCGCGGCGCACCGCACGCATGGCCCGGCCGATCGCGGTGGCACCCGCGTCCGCGTAGCCCGCGAAGAAGGTGCTGGAACCCCGGATGCCGTAGGTCTGCGAGATGTTGAACACCGCGCCGGCCGGCAGCCCTTCGACGAAGAACAAGGGCGGCATGATGACGTCGCCGCGCCGGGCGAGGTGTTCCATGTCGGCGGTGCCGTCCGGGCGGCGGATGACCTTCAGCTCGTCGATGAGCTGCTCCATGCGGCCCAGCGACTTGTTGCCGCCGAGATACAGGCCGGCCCGGTGGCCGAGTTCGTCGCCGCCGGCCTGGTTGTGCGGCAGGCCCGCGTCGTCGAGGGCGAGCCGGGCGGCGGCCAGCGCGAGGCGGTCCCCGCGGTTGACGGTGCGCAGCTGGCGCCTGGTGGCGAACCGGGTGGCGTCGAAGTCGGCGATCTCGCCGCCGAGCCGGGTCTGCAGCGGCTGCGGGTCGTAGGCCCGGATCGGGCCGATCCCGCACTCGCCGGCCACCAGCGCCTTCCAGTTGGCCTCGGGGCCTTCGCCCAGCGCGGTCAGCAGGCCGATGCCACTGACGACGACCTGGCGTCCGGTGCCGCTCATCGGCGCTCCTGCGTGTCGCTGTCGGGTCGTCATCGCTTCTCCTCGTAGCGGCCCACGACCAGCCCGACGTTGGTGCCGCCGAAGGCGAAGGCGTTGACGAGGGCGTGCCGTACCTCCTGCCTGCGTGCCGTGTTCGGCACGAAGTCGAGGCCGAGCCGGCGGTCGGGCGTCTCCTGGTTGATGGTCGGCGGCACGACGCCGTGGTTGATCGCACCGATCGCGGTGAACAGGCTCAACGCCGCGGACGCCGCGGTGAGATGACCGGTCATCGACTTCGGCGAGCTGATCAGCAGCCGGTCCGCGGCGTCACCGAACACCTTCTTGATCGCGGTGGTCTCCGACAGGTCGTTGCCCGGGGTGCTGGTGCCGTGCGCCACGACGTAGTCGATGTCGGCCGGCTCGAGGCCGGCATCCGCGATCGACGCCTCGATGGACTCGATGGCACCGCTGCCGTCCGGCGGCGAGTCGGTCATCCGCCAGGCGTTCAGGCTGGTGCCGTACCCCAGGAGTTCGGCGAGAATGTGCGCCCCGCGGTCCCGGGCCGCCTCCAGCTCCTCCAGGACGAGGACGACACCGCCCTCCCCGAGGACGAACCCGGAGCGCTTGTCGTCGAAGGGCCGGCTGGCTTGCTGCGGAGCGTCGTTGTAGTCCTTCGTCAGCGCCCCCAGCAGGCCGAAGCACAGCACATCGAGCCACGTCGTCAGCGAGTCGTAGCCGCCCGCGAGCATCAGCGTGGCATCGCCCTCCTGCAGGCTGCGGAAGGCCTCCCCGACAGCGTGCCCGGAGGCCGAGCAGGCGGTGGACACACCCAGCATCGGGCCGGTCGCATCCAGCATCCGGGCCATCGCTGCGGAGGCGATGTTCTGGCTGTAGGCCAGAGCGTCGGAGGGCGCGTAGACGGAGAACGCGTCGTCCCGGCCGGTCCGCTCGCGCAGCGCCCCGACATCCACCAGCCACTGCAGGTCCGGCCGGTCCACACACGCGCCCATGGCCACACCCATGTCCGCGCCGTCGTACGTCTTCTTGTCCACCCCCGCGTCGCGCAGCGCCTCCCACGCCGCGCCCACACCGAAGGTGCCCGGCCGCAGCAGATGGCGCAGGCCGACCGAGCCGGGGACCGCGTCGTCGAGCCTAAAGCCCTTGACCTCACCGGCGATCGTCACGTCGAAACCGGTGGTGTCGATCGTCGTCAGCCGGCCGACTCCGCTGCGCCCTGCGGCCAGTGCCTGCCACGTGCTCGGCGCGTCGTTGCCCAGCGGCGTGACGGCGCCCACCCCGGTGACGACCACCCTGCGGCTCATCGCGGCGCCTCCGTCTCGTCAGGCCTCATGCCGTTCGTCTCCTTCGGTCGTTGTGTGTGGCGGCGGCTGGTGCGGTGTGCGGCGCCGCGGACTGGCACACCATGACGGCGTGTGCGACGGCAAGACCTCCGCTGTGGCTCAGGGAGAGGTCGATGTAGTACATGCCGAGGGACTGGGCAACCGCTTCGACCTCGCCGTACAGCCGCACGTGGGGCCGTCCGGCGCGGTCGTTGACGACCTCGACGTCCGTCCACTCCATGCGCGGGCCCATGCCGGTCCCGAGGCTTTTCAGCACGGCCTCCTTGGCGGCCCACCGGCCGGCGAGGTGCTCACCGACCCGCTTGCGCCGGTAGCAGTAGGCCAGCTCGCGAGCGGTGAACACCCGCTCCCGCAGCTCTGGTTGGGAGATCATCAGCTCCTCTACGCGAGAGACCTCGGCCAGATCCATGCCGGTCCGCACCCGCAGCGGCGGCGCGGGGCCGTCCGGTGACCGCCCCGCGCCCCGCTCACGCCGCGGCCGCGGCGAGGGCGGCACGCTCGGTCACCAGATCCGTCAGGTTCTGCACGGTGAACAGGGACAGCACCTCGTCCGCCGTGAGCTTGCCGGCCAGTGCCTGCACGTCGATCTGCGGCAGCGACTTCTTCAGCTGGGCCAGCCCGACCTCGTTGATGATGTCGTCAGCGTCGGCGAACTCCTCGTCGGGTATCCCGCCCTGGAGCAGCTCGGCGATGTCCGACACCTTGATCTTCACGTCCGCCGCCTTCTCGATGCGGAACAGGACGTCCAGCAGGTCGATGGACTCGGCGTCCAGATCGCCCAGCAGCGTGGCCTCGGGCACGGCCTCCTCGACATCTATGCCGAGCGCGTCGGCGACCGCTTCCTGGACGATGGTGCCGAAGCCTTTACCGTCGTACGACATGTGTCCTTTACCCTTCGTGGAATTGCTGGAGATGGACAGAGCGGGTGGTGCGGTCGGCGGTTGCTGCGGTGTCACGACGCCACCGGCTCCTGCCGCCTCTCCGGGGTCACTTCGGCGTGCAGCGCCGTGAGCCGGCGCGGGTCTCCGGTGGAGCGGGTGCGGGCCTGACCGAGGGTGCGGCGGGCGAGCCCGCTCAGCACCCGGCCGGGGCCGATCTCGGTGTACGCGTCCACCGGGCGCCGGGCGGCCGTGTGCAGCACCTCGACCCAGCGGACGGGTCCGGTGAGCTGACGCCGCAGCAGTTGCCTGGCCTCCTCGCCCGAGCGGACATGAGCGCCGGAGACCGAACTGATCACCGGCAGCACGGGGTCGGCGAACGCGTGGGCGGCGAGCGCCTCGGTGAACTCCTCCACCACCGGCGCCATCAGCGAGCAGTGGAAGGGCGCCCCCACGTCCAGCGGCACCACCTGGTCGGCGCCGGCGGCCAGCGCCGCCTTGCCGGCCACCTCGACGGCGTACGCGTGCCCCGAGATGACCGTCTGCAGCGGCTCGTTGTAGTTCGCGACCTGCACCAGACCCAGCCCCAGGCCCTCGGCGCTGCCGCAGGCGGCCAGCACCTGGGCCGCGGGCAGGCCCAGTACGGCCGCCATCGCGCCGGGCACCTCGCGGGCCACCTCGCCCATCAGCGCCCCGCGCAGCCGCACCAGTTGCAGGGCCGACTCCAGGGACAGCACCCCGGCGGCCACCAGCGCCGGGTACTCACCCAGGCTGTGGCCCGCGGCCGCCGCCGGCCGGTAGCCGGCGGACCGCAGCACTTCCCACACGGCGAGGCTGGTGGCGGCGATCGCGGGCTGGGTGATCTCGGTACGGCCGAGCTCCTGGGCACTGCCGCTCACACAGATCCGCGACAGCGGCAGACCCAGGATCTCGTCGGCCCGGTCGAACAGCCGCCGGGCCAGGGGATAGGTGTCGAGGAGGTGCCGGGCCATGCCGGGCCGCTGCGACCCCTGCCCGGGGAACATGGCCAGGCAGCCGGTCGTCGCAGCGACGCTGCCGGGTCCGGTCCAACCGGTCATCGGGTACTCCTTTCGTGGGTCGGTGCGGGGGTGCGCTGCCAGCCGGCCGCGTCCGGTGCGTCGGGCTGCGGGGGGTGCCAGTCGGCCGGCCGGCCCCAGCGGCCCCTGGCGGGCGGCGGATCCGGCTCGCCGGCGTTGCCGCGCAACGCGGCGAACACGGCCACCAGCCCCGCCAGTTCCTCCGGCGTGGGGTTGCCCCGCAGCACCCTCAGCGAGACGGCCTCCGGCGCGCTCACAGCGGCTCGTTGCCGTGCTTGCGGACGGGCTGCCGGGACCGCTTGGTGCGCAGCATGTCCAGGGACTTGATCAGCACCCGCCGGGTGTCCGCCGGGTCGATGACGTCGTCGACGTGTCCGCGCTGCGCGGCGACGAAGGGGTTCATCAGCTGCTCGGTGTATTCGGCGACCAGCTCCCGGCGCAGCTTCTCCGGCTCCGCCGCCGTGCTCAGCTGCCGGCGGAAGATGATGTTGGCCGCGCCGTCGGCGCCCATCACGGCCGTCTGGTTGGACGGCCAGGCGAACGACAGGTCGGAGCCGATCGACTTGGAGTCCATGACGATGTACGCGCCGCCGAACGCCTTGCGCAGGATCACCTGCACCCGCGGCACGGTCGCCTCGCAGTACGCGTACAGGAGCTTCGCGCCGCGCCGGATGATCGCGTTGTGCTCCTGGTCGGTGCCGGGCATGAACCCCGGCACGTCGACCAGCGTCACGAGCGGGATGTTGAACGCGTCGCAGGTGCGCACGAACCGGGCGGCCTTCTCCGAGGAGTCGATGTCCAGCACCCCCGCCATGGCGGCGGGCTGATTGCCCACCACACCGACCGTGTGGCCGTCCAGGCGGGCCAGGGCACACACGATGTTCGGCGCCCAGCTCTCCTGGATCTCCAGGTAGTTGCCGTCGTCGACGATGTGACCGATGACCGTTCTGATGTCGTACGGCGTCCGGTCGTCGACCGGCACCACCCGCAGCAGTTCCTCACAGCGCCGGTTCGGATCGTCCAGGGGCCGGGTGTACGGCGCCGTCTCGGCGTTGTTCGACGGCAGATAGGAGAGCAGTTCCCGGATGCCCTCGAAGCAGGACTCCTCGTCCGGGGCCACGAAACTCGCCACACCGGTGCGGGTGCCGTGGGTGTACGCGCCGCCGAGCTCCTCGTGCGTGACCTTCTCACCGGTCACCGCGTGCACCACGTCGGGCCCGGTGATGAACATGTTGGCCATGCCCTCGACCATGAACGTGAAGTCGGTCAGCGCCGGCGAGTAGACGGCGCCGCCCGCGCAGGAGCCGAGCACGACACTGATCTGCGGCACCACACCCGAGGCCCGGACGTTACGGGCGAAGAGCTTGCCGAAGCCGGCCAGGGCATCGATGCCCTCCTGGATCCGTGCACCGCCGCCGTCGTTGAGGCCGATGACCGGGGCACCGACGGAGTCGGCGAAGTCGAGCAGCTGGTGGATCTTCGCGGCGAACGTCGCGCCCAGCGCGCCGCCGCGGATCCGGGCGTCGTGAGCGAACACGAAGACCGTACGGCCGTCGACCTCGCCCCAGCCCGTGATCACCCCGTCGCCCTCGGGATGCGAGTCCTCCATGCCGAAGCCCACCGCCCGGTGCTCGGCGAACAGCCCCAGCTCGGTGAACGTGCCCGGGTCGATCAGCGCCTCGATGCGCTGGCGGGCCAGCAGCTTGCCCTTGGAGAGATGGCGGGCATCGGCTTCCGGGTCGTGCCCGAAGTGGGCCTGCGCCCTGCGGATGGTGAGATCGTCGGCCAGTTCGGTCATCGTGGATGCGCGCACCGGTGTCGGTGGCCGCGGTTCCGTGTCGGTCCTGCCGAAGTCCGGCAGTACGGCCTGGGGAGTGTCCGGAGGCGTCATTGCGGTCCCACTCCTTCCTGCCCTGTCGCGTAGGTGGCTTCGGAAATGACTCTCCGCCACCGGGATGGGCGCGGGACTGGAGTGCGTCTTGACCGCGGGTGTATCCCCAGGTGGGCTGCGCTAGATGGACAGACGGACGGCTTCCTCCAGGGCGCCCGCCCGGCCCGAGTCCAGCTCCTGGGCGAAACTGCGCTGCAGGCCGTCCAGCCGGTAGCGGGTGGGCAGGTCCGCCGCCGCGGGCTCGGCCACACTCAGGAAGTGGGCCTCCACCAGCTGCTCACAGGCGTCCTCGACGGTGGCGAAGTCCTTGCCGAGCACCGGGCAGGCCAGATGGGCGTCGAACTCGGGCACCGGCAGATGGGCCAGACAGCGAAGCGCCTCACGGGCATCCTCGGGCAGCGCGTTGTACGACGCCGTGAAACTGGCCCGCACACTCAGCGAACTGTGCGCCAGCTCGTCCAGCCGCCGGCCCTCGTCACTGAGCCGCTCCGCATAGCGGCCCAGCGACCAGTGGGGACGGGTGTTGAGCCGTGCGGCCGCGGCACGCAGGGCAAGAGGCAGACCCCCGCAGTACCGTGCGATCGCGGCCGCCGCGACCGGCTCCCGGTTGACCCGCTCGGGGCCCAGCAACCGCGCCAGCAGCCGCACACTGTGACCGTGCGGCAGATCCGGCAGCTGCAGCACACGGGCGCCGAGCGGCGCACTGAGCCGGACCCTGCTGGTGATCAGCACCGCGGTGTCCGCACTGCCCGGCAGCAGCGGCTGCACCTGCTCGTCATCGACCGCGTCGTCCAGGGTGAGCAGCAGATGGCGCCCGGCCAGCGCCAGCCGGTACACCTCGGCACGCTCATCCGGGTCGGCCGGAAGCCGGTCGGGATCCGTACCCAGCACCCGCAGCAGCCGGCCCAGCACCGCGTGCGGGTCCGCCGGCCGGGCACCGTTGCCCCGCAGCGCCGCGTACAACTGCCCGTCGGGAAAAGCGGACTGCAGCCGGTGCCCCAGGCGCACGGCCAGTGCCGTCTTGCCGACACCGCCGCCGCCCACCAGCACGGCCGCCGGCGGCTGCGAGCCGGTGGGCTGGGTCAGGGTCCGCTGGATCACCTCGAGTTCCCGTTCACGCCCCGTGAAGTCGGGCAGGTCGAGCGGGAGCATCTGCGGAGTGGGCTGGGGGCGGGCCACAACCTGGAACGAGCCGACGCCGTGCGTGACGGCGCCCTGCGGGTCGCCGCCGCGCTCGGGCAGCGGCACGGGATCGGCCGCCTCCCCCCGCAGGATCGTCTCGTACAGCCGCTGCAGCCGCCGCGACGGATCCGTGCCGAGCTCCTTGGCGATCAGCCGGCGCATCGACTGGTAGTACTCCAGGGCATCGACGCTGCGCCCCTCCAGGTAGAGCGCGAGCATCAGACGCTCGCACAGCTGCTCGGAGAGCGGATCGGTCAGCAGCGCCGCGCGCAGCTCCGAGAGGACGGCGCCGGGACGCTCCAGACGGATCTCGGCGTCCGCCCACTGACTGAGCGCCTCGTGGTGCAGCTGCCGCAGCGTCTCCCTCAGCCGGGCCGCCCAGTCGCTCTGCATACCGCCGAGTGCGTCACCCCGCCACATGTGCAGCGCCTGCTGCAGCAGCATGCTGCGCTCCTGGTCGCCGAGGCCCTCGTGCTGGGCGCTCTTGAGCAGCCGGCGAAACCGCACCAGGTCCACCGTGCCGGGATCGGCCGAAACCTGATAGCCGGCCGGGGTCCGGACCAGACCGACCGGCTCGGGCAGCCCGGCCGAAGCGAAGGCCAGCGCCCGGCGCAACCGGGTGATGTAGGTGTGCACGACGTTGCGGACCCCCGCGGGCGGCCGGTCGCCCCACACCCGGTCGACAAGGGACTCCAGCGGCACCGGCCGTTCCGGATCGACCAGCAGGATGCCGAGGATGCTGCGTTGCCGTGCGGGGCCGAGATCGGCCAGAGCGCTGCCCGTCCAGAGTTCTATCGATCCCAGTATCCGGAGCTCCATCGAAGATCACCCGTATCCCTTCAGTGTCCGGAAACTAACTCCGCCCGGTGCAGCGCCCCTTGATTTCCGCTCTGCCGCACCGGCCCCGGCCGGCGGACAACGCGCGTCACCCGCCCCGCGAGCGACTCCACGGTGGCGGGTGACGGATGCTGCGTATCGGGCTTCGGGCGGGGCGGCGGACTCAGAGGGCCGCCGGCTCCTTGCGCTGCGGGGTGTAGTCGGCGTGGTCGACGGCGCGTTCCCAGACCGCCTCGAACGCCTCCTTGCACCGGCGGATCAGCTTGGGGTCCTCGGAGAACTCGTGCGGGCCCCAGGAGCCGTCGCCGTGGAAGTTCGTCCAGCGCAGCAGCGTGTCGTCGAACACCCAGAAGTCGTTGCCCGGCAGCAGCAGTTCCGAGGCCCGCTGCCGCGGCAGCCAGCGCACCTTCTCGCCGGCGGGCACGTTGACGATCGTGGTGGTCTCCCACTCGTACTGGATGAAGTCGGTCACCGGCTCGGACACGATCCGCGCGCGCCGCCAGTCGATGCCGCGCTTGACCGCTTCCTGCACCAGCTCGACCCAGTCGGTGTGCCGGTCGTACTCGATCGGGAGGCCCTTTTGCCAGTCGACGAAGACCGGGCCCTTGGGGGTGTAGATGTCACGCATCTCCAGGTGCACGGCGGAGTGCTTGGACTGCGCGATCAGTTCGGCGAAGGCCGGGAAGTTGCTCGACATGCGAATCTCCAATCCGAGAACAGATCAGGCCCCGGCTGAGTCGTCGAACGACTGTGTGGAGCCGATTCCAGGCCTTGCCCCCCAGTTGAGCGCTCCGGCCTAGAACCGGGCTCGAGGACCGCTCCGGCAGCAGCCGCACGGCCCTGCGCGCTCACCGGACCAGAGGTATGCGTTTGACGCATTTTCAATGCGTCAAGCGTGATAGAATGAGCTTTATGAGTATGGCTCTTGAAGGGCTGGTGCGGTCAGCTGTTGCCACGCTGCTGCACGCGACGGGCGAGTCGCAGACCGACCTCGCGGCCGCGCTGGGTGTGAGTCAGGCGCAGGTGAGCCGGCGTCAGTCCGGGACCGCCGCGTGGAGCCTGTCCGACTGTGACGCGGTCGCCGCGCACTACGGCATCTCCGTGCACGATCTGGTGGCCGGTCCGACCCGGGCCGCCGAAGCCCTCCCCGAGGAACGCCGTCGCGTGCCCGGCCGCCCGATCACCGGTGTCCGCTCCGCGGGCGCGGACGGGGGAGCGTGATGACGGACTTCGGGGCGATCGACGCGCTGCTCGCCGCGGCCAAGAAGGAAGTCCCGCTGCCGCCCGCAGCCGAGCGGCGCTCACTGCGTGAAGGGCTGCATCTCTCGCGGGCCCAGCTCGCGCAGGCTCTGGGGGTCGGCCCGTCCACGGTCGGGGGCTGGGAGTCCGGACGGGACCCCGCTGGTGAAGTACGGGAGAAGTACGCGTACTTCCTCGAGGGAGCCCGCGCGAAGCTGGCCGCCGACGCGGCCGCCGGCAGTGAGCTCGGGGACGGCGAGCCGGCGGACGCCGGGCAGAGCGCCGGCCCCCACGCCGTCGACGGTGACGACGACGTCCTGGCCGACCCGCAGCCGTGTGTGCTGTGCGGGCAGCCCGCCCGGCACCAGGTGGAGGGATTCCCGCAGCACCTGGACCCTGCCGAGTGCGGCACGGCCGGCCCCGCGCAGCCGCCGGAGCCCGCACCCCTGGCCGGGCCACAGCAACCGCCGCCCGCCGAGAAGCCGCTCCCTGCCGTGAAGCCGGGCAGGGTGTCCGGTGTGAAGGTGGTGCCGGTGGGCCGCCGGGCGCAGGCGGCCTCCGAGACTCCGGACCTGATCGGCGCCGCGGTCGCGGCCGCGCTCGCCGACCACGCCGGCGACGTCGAAGCCGCGACAGCCGCGTTGGTGAAGCGGGCGATCCCGGACGCGATGGCTTTGCTGGACCACACCCGCAAGGGCGGCCGCTACGACGTCGTCGCCCACCCGTGGCTGCCCGACATCCTGCGCAAGCAAAGTGCCCGCGGCGCCGACCACGTCTGGGAGGCCCGCCCGAAATGGACGCGCCCCGAACTGCCCACCGGCCGGCACGAGGTGACCGCCCTCGACATCAACGGCGCCTACCTGTCCGCCCTGAAGACCCACCTGCCGCTCGGCCAGCTCGAACACACCACCGGCAACCACCACGACCGCCGCCGCGCCGGCCTGCACCTGATCACCCCGCCCGTGTGGGAGCACGAGGCGGTGCTGCCGAACCCGGTCGGCAACCGCGACGAGCCGGGCCCCCTGTGGGTCACCGAGCCCACCCTGCGCCTCCTGCTGCGCCTGTCCGGCCCGAAGCACGGCCTGTGCGACCCGCCCGAGATCCACGAGTCCTGGACGTCCGGGGCGACCGAGGGCCTGCTGGAGAAGTTCCGCATCGCACTGAAGGACGCCCGGGACCGGGCCATCGCCGAGGACGACACGGTCACCCTGGAGTACGTGAAGGCGATGTACTCCAAGTTCGTGTCCACGCTGGGGGAGTCGAACTACAACCGGGAGCTCTACCGCACCGACTGGATGCACCTCATCCGCTCCCAGGCCTTCGCGAACCTGTGGTGGAAGGCCCACCGTGCCTACGACGAGGGCCTGATGGTGGTCCGCGCGATGGGCACCGACGAACTCCACGTCACCGGCGACTGGCACGCGGTGTTCCCCGAAGGCCGCGGCGTCACCGAAGTGAAGGTCAAAGACACCTACACCGTCAGCGCCGGCCCCAGCGCAACCGCTGAGCCCTCTGACGGCGCTTCCTGACGCCGTCCACCTGTCCCGGGTGTCACATACCCACGCCAGGACATGGGATCGGCCCGCACAAGCCCTACAGCGATCACACCGAGAACTGGAAGAGACGATGCCCGAGCGGAGCATCGACTTCGGCAAGTACGGCGCCCACGGCCTCAAAGGCCACGAAGCCGCCGCCCGCCAGCTGGACGCCCTCGCCGGCTACCGTCACCGGTGCTGTGCGGTGCGCAGCTCGTCGGTGTACCGGGCGAGGGCCTCCTCGGCCGTGGGGGCGGGGCCGAACAGCTGCTCCTGGCGGCGGGGGTCGGCGACGTAGCGTCCGGTCTCGAACCAGCGGAACATCGCGGCCAGGTCCTTGATCAGGGGCATGAAGCGGACGGTGACGGCTCCTGCGGCGCGGGCGACGGCGGACGGGACGGCCCACACCTTGATCTTCTTTCCGGCGCGGCTGCCCATCACCTCGGCCACCTCCCGCATGCTGACCGGACGGTCCCAGCCGATGTCGATCCGTTCGCCGGGCTCGGCCTCGGCGTCGACCGCGGCTGCCAGGTACGCCGCGAGATCGGAGGTGTGGACGAAGGTCAGCGGGACGGTGGCCTGGCCGATCCACACCATGCGGCCCTTGCCGACCGGGTCGCCCGCCATGCTCGCGACCTGGTCGAGGAACGCCCCCGGGCGCAGGGCGACGAACGGGACGCCGAGCTGTTCGAGCTTGTCCTCGGCGAGCTTCTTGTGCCAGAAGTGCGGGACATCGGGCGTCTGGTCGCTGGTGAGGATGCTGGTCAGGACGAACCGCCGGATGCCGGTGCGGTGGGCGGCCTCGGCGAGGTTGGCGTTGCCGATGGTGTCGATGTCGTTGGCGTTCTTGCCGCCGCGGGTGTAGCCGGCGGCGGTGGTGACGACGGCGTCGGCGCCGTTCATGGCGGCGACGAGCGAGTCGACGTCGAGCATGTCGCCGCGG of the Streptomyces aurantiacus genome contains:
- a CDS encoding helix-turn-helix domain-containing protein; this translates as MTDFGAIDALLAAAKKEVPLPPAAERRSLREGLHLSRAQLAQALGVGPSTVGGWESGRDPAGEVREKYAYFLEGARAKLAADAAAGSELGDGEPADAGQSAGPHAVDGDDDVLADPQPCVLCGQPARHQVEGFPQHLDPAECGTAGPAQPPEPAPLAGPQQPPPAEKPLPAVKPGRVSGVKVVPVGRRAQAASETPDLIGAAVAAALADHAGDVEAATAALVKRAIPDAMALLDHTRKGGRYDVVAHPWLPDILRKQSARGADHVWEARPKWTRPELPTGRHEVTALDINGAYLSALKTHLPLGQLEHTTGNHHDRRRAGLHLITPPVWEHEAVLPNPVGNRDEPGPLWVTEPTLRLLLRLSGPKHGLCDPPEIHESWTSGATEGLLEKFRIALKDARDRAIAEDDTVTLEYVKAMYSKFVSTLGESNYNRELYRTDWMHLIRSQAFANLWWKAHRAYDEGLMVVRAMGTDELHVTGDWHAVFPEGRGVTEVKVKDTYTVSAGPSATAEPSDGAS
- a CDS encoding SDR family oxidoreductase; this translates as MPATGSTTLPVLVVGATGSLGSKVVDELLKRGKTVRALVRPASDAGRLESRGVQIARGDMLDVDSLVAAMNGADAVVTTAAGYTRGGKNANDIDTIGNANLAEAAHRTGIRRFVLTSILTSDQTPDVPHFWHKKLAEDKLEQLGVPFVALRPGAFLDQVASMAGDPVGKGRMVWIGQATVPLTFVHTSDLAAYLAAAVDAEAEPGERIDIGWDRPVSMREVAEVMGSRAGKKIKVWAVPSAVARAAGAVTVRFMPLIKDLAAMFRWFETGRYVADPRRQEQLFGPAPTAEEALARYTDELRTAQHR